A single Streptomyces sannanensis DNA region contains:
- a CDS encoding multicopper oxidase has translation MISRRRVLHIGVVGGTSFFLLPTKATSRAALAETGVLDPSAIEKYVAELVIPPAMPLDGRAGADSYTIGVRQFRQQVLPPGRPTTTVWGYGSTGRPETFHYPAFTIEAEYGRAVQIRWVNQLLDANGRYLPHLLPVDPTLHWANPPGGAPGRDSRPTFTSTPGPYRGPVPIVTHLHGGANEEESDGYAEAWYLPDAHGIPRDYARVGSFYEEFATKSAARFGVPWDPGEAVFHYANRGRAATLWFHDHTLGITRLNVYAGMAGFYLLRGGPSDLEEGILPGPAPRPGDPSGTRYHEIPIVIQDRSFRTDGSLFYPTSRALFDKFKGPYVPGSDIAPIWNPEYFGNAMVTNGRTWPVLPVEPRRYRFRLLNGCNARTLILKIVSDPVTRRPALAALALWQLGSEGGFLPAPVRREELLLAPAERADIIVDFTSLPVSAELYLINEGPDAAFAGGTAGTDFAAADPMTTGQVMKFVIKPLATADTSTPPSQLTLPPFEPLGAADRTRRVSLNELASARLPHVGPREVLLGTFDPHGKPQPLGWDDPITENPALGSTEIWEIHNLTKDAHPIHIHEVQFQIVDRQKIPAGSRRPPEAWERGFKDTVLAYPYAITRVRVRFGQAGRYMWHCHILEHEDNEMMRPFRVGPA, from the coding sequence ATGATCAGCAGACGGCGTGTCCTTCACATCGGTGTCGTCGGCGGAACGTCTTTCTTTCTCCTTCCCACGAAGGCAACGTCGCGGGCCGCGCTCGCGGAAACAGGAGTCCTTGATCCGTCGGCAATAGAAAAGTACGTCGCCGAGCTGGTGATACCTCCGGCCATGCCGCTGGACGGCCGGGCCGGCGCGGACAGCTACACGATCGGCGTTCGGCAGTTCCGGCAACAGGTGCTCCCCCCGGGCAGGCCGACCACAACGGTGTGGGGATACGGGTCGACCGGGCGTCCGGAAACCTTCCACTACCCCGCCTTCACCATCGAGGCCGAGTACGGCCGGGCAGTCCAGATCAGATGGGTCAATCAGCTGCTGGACGCGAACGGCAGATACCTGCCGCATCTGCTGCCGGTCGACCCCACGCTCCACTGGGCGAACCCGCCGGGCGGGGCGCCGGGGCGGGACTCACGCCCCACGTTCACCTCGACACCCGGACCGTACAGAGGCCCGGTGCCCATCGTGACCCACCTGCACGGAGGGGCGAACGAAGAGGAGAGCGACGGCTACGCCGAGGCGTGGTACCTGCCCGACGCGCACGGCATTCCCCGCGACTACGCACGGGTCGGATCCTTCTATGAAGAGTTCGCGACGAAGTCCGCGGCGCGGTTCGGTGTGCCTTGGGACCCCGGGGAAGCCGTCTTCCACTACGCCAACCGCGGCCGGGCCGCCACGCTGTGGTTCCATGACCACACCCTGGGCATCACCCGGCTGAACGTGTACGCCGGTATGGCGGGCTTCTACCTGCTTCGCGGCGGGCCGTCCGACCTTGAGGAAGGCATCCTGCCCGGGCCTGCACCCAGGCCTGGTGACCCGTCCGGTACGCGTTACCACGAGATCCCGATCGTCATCCAGGACCGCTCGTTCCGCACGGACGGAAGCCTGTTCTATCCAACGAGCCGAGCGCTCTTTGACAAGTTCAAGGGCCCTTATGTGCCCGGCAGCGACATCGCGCCGATCTGGAACCCGGAGTACTTCGGCAACGCGATGGTCACCAACGGCAGGACATGGCCGGTACTGCCCGTGGAACCGCGCCGCTACCGGTTCCGGCTTCTCAACGGCTGCAATGCACGCACCCTGATCCTGAAGATCGTCAGCGACCCGGTGACGCGCAGGCCGGCATTGGCAGCGCTTGCTCTGTGGCAGCTGGGAAGCGAGGGAGGCTTCCTGCCCGCACCGGTTCGGCGTGAGGAGCTGCTGCTCGCGCCTGCCGAACGCGCCGACATCATTGTCGACTTCACCTCCCTCCCGGTCAGTGCGGAGCTGTACCTGATCAACGAGGGACCGGACGCCGCGTTCGCGGGCGGCACGGCCGGGACGGACTTCGCCGCGGCGGACCCGATGACCACCGGGCAGGTCATGAAATTCGTGATCAAACCGCTCGCCACAGCAGACACGTCAACACCTCCCTCACAACTCACGCTGCCACCATTCGAGCCACTGGGCGCGGCCGACCGCACCCGGCGAGTCTCGCTCAACGAGTTGGCGTCTGCTCGGCTGCCGCACGTGGGCCCCCGCGAGGTACTGCTCGGCACGTTCGATCCGCATGGCAAGCCGCAACCACTGGGATGGGACGACCCCATCACGGAGAACCCCGCGCTGGGGTCGACGGAGATCTGGGAGATCCACAACCTGACGAAGGATGCCCACCCCATTCACATCCATGAGGTTCAGTTCCAGATCGTCGACCGGCAAAAGATCCCGGCGGGCAGCCGTCGGCCTCCGGAAGCATGGGAGCGCGGTTTCAAGGACACAGTGCTCGCTTATCCGTATGCGATTACCCGCGTCAGGGTGCGCTTCGGCCAGGCTGGCCGATACATGTGGCACTGCCACATACTGGAGCACGAGGACAACGAGATGATGCGGCCCTTTCGCGTCGGGCCGGCCTGA
- a CDS encoding hydrogenase maturation protease: protein MTGRVVVIGVGNPFRRDDGVGPAVVEALRAAEVPADTLTVSDGEPARMLDLWGRQDTVVIVEAVHAHPGHPGRLHTLRAEDAARYASDSASSHALGLGETIALAAALDRLPRELVVHAVEGADFTLGTGLSPLVRSALPELTRLAADTVRTARA, encoded by the coding sequence ATGACCGGCCGGGTGGTCGTCATCGGTGTGGGCAACCCGTTCCGCCGCGACGACGGCGTCGGCCCGGCCGTGGTCGAGGCACTGCGCGCCGCCGAGGTGCCCGCGGACACGCTGACCGTCAGCGACGGCGAACCCGCTCGGATGCTCGATCTGTGGGGCCGTCAGGACACCGTAGTCATCGTGGAGGCGGTGCACGCGCACCCCGGACACCCGGGACGACTGCACACACTGCGCGCCGAGGACGCCGCCCGGTACGCAAGCGATTCCGCCAGTAGCCATGCCCTCGGCCTCGGCGAAACCATCGCTCTGGCCGCCGCCCTCGACCGGCTGCCCCGCGAACTCGTGGTGCATGCGGTCGAAGGAGCGGATTTCACCCTGGGCACCGGGCTGAGCCCCCTGGTCCGGTCGGCGCTCCCGGAACTGACCCGCCTGGCCGCCGACACCGTCCGTACCGCGCGGGCCTGA
- a CDS encoding CBS domain-containing protein has protein sequence MQHRTISEVMTRRVVTARPDSSFKEIAQMFVDNEVTAVPVVDDQGRPLGVVSEADLLRKAASLPDPEGRSPGPRLDPRDVARAAAETAKAMMSAPAIIARPEWNIVETARAMDRNKVKRLPVIDEAGRLVGIVSRRDLLRPFLRRDDAISDEIHHEVLGETLGLAPGTVEVAVRDGVVTLSGRVVTSDLIPIIERLCRSVDGVVAVHQAIAHEGEKDPPASHGS, from the coding sequence ATGCAGCATCGCACCATTTCAGAAGTCATGACGCGGAGAGTCGTGACGGCGCGCCCCGACTCCTCCTTCAAAGAAATCGCTCAGATGTTCGTCGACAACGAGGTCACGGCAGTTCCCGTCGTCGATGACCAAGGCCGTCCCCTTGGTGTTGTCTCCGAGGCGGATCTCCTCCGCAAGGCGGCCAGTCTCCCGGATCCCGAAGGGCGTTCACCCGGTCCGCGGCTCGATCCGCGTGACGTGGCTCGCGCCGCTGCCGAGACCGCCAAGGCCATGATGTCCGCTCCGGCAATCATCGCCAGACCCGAATGGAACATCGTCGAAACGGCCAGGGCGATGGATCGCAACAAGGTGAAGCGGCTTCCTGTGATCGACGAGGCCGGAAGGCTCGTCGGCATCGTCAGCCGCCGGGACCTGTTGCGGCCCTTCCTCCGCCGTGACGACGCCATCAGCGACGAGATCCATCACGAGGTGCTGGGCGAAACGCTGGGGCTCGCGCCGGGCACTGTGGAGGTAGCCGTACGTGACGGTGTGGTGACACTCTCCGGCAGGGTGGTGACGAGCGATCTGATCCCGATCATCGAGCGTCTGTGCCGCTCCGTCGACGGTGTGGTCGCCGTCCACCAGGCGATCGCGCACGAAGGTGAAAAGGACCCGCCCGCTTCTCACGGATCCTGA
- a CDS encoding Hsp20/alpha crystallin family protein, producing MSRLLESAAMPAMGEAMAWAPLADVRETDDAYVVECELPGIKREDIDVEVGERELTITGELKEGERSGTLRRSTRRSGCFEYRALLPTEVKSFDVSATLADGVLTVTMPKAQAAKPRHVEVTPQS from the coding sequence ATGAGCCGGCTGTTGGAGTCGGCCGCCATGCCCGCCATGGGCGAGGCGATGGCCTGGGCGCCGCTGGCCGATGTGCGCGAGACCGATGACGCCTACGTAGTCGAGTGCGAATTGCCCGGCATCAAGCGCGAGGATATCGATGTCGAGGTAGGCGAACGGGAGCTGACCATTACCGGCGAGTTGAAGGAGGGCGAACGTTCGGGCACCCTGCGCCGGAGCACTCGCCGCTCCGGGTGCTTCGAGTACCGGGCGCTGCTGCCCACCGAAGTGAAGTCCTTCGACGTCAGCGCGACCCTGGCCGACGGGGTACTCACAGTGACCATGCCCAAGGCACAGGCCGCGAAGCCGCGCCATGTCGAGGTCACCCCCCAGTCCTGA
- a CDS encoding carboxymuconolactone decarboxylase family protein — protein MNIGATDSKAPRIFIDKRSPKAYHALVQTSEAVRAVAAEAGLDHVVVELINMRVSQINGCAYCLDVHTRAALRAGESTRRLGVLAAWRDTELFTPRERAALALAEVTTDTADRDAHQAAYDTARQVLTEDEVSAVIWVAITIGAFNRVSIMSRHPVRGIPRQ, from the coding sequence TTGAACATCGGCGCAACGGATTCGAAAGCCCCGCGGATTTTCATCGACAAGCGGAGCCCGAAGGCCTACCACGCACTCGTGCAGACGTCCGAAGCGGTTCGTGCGGTCGCCGCCGAGGCCGGGCTCGACCACGTCGTCGTGGAGCTGATCAACATGCGCGTGTCGCAGATCAACGGCTGCGCCTACTGCCTCGACGTACACACCAGGGCGGCGCTGCGCGCGGGCGAGAGCACGCGGCGGCTGGGGGTGCTGGCCGCCTGGCGGGACACGGAACTGTTCACGCCGCGGGAGCGCGCGGCGCTCGCTCTGGCCGAGGTGACCACCGACACCGCCGACCGCGACGCGCACCAGGCCGCCTACGACACCGCCCGTCAGGTGTTGACCGAGGACGAGGTGTCCGCGGTGATCTGGGTGGCGATCACCATCGGCGCCTTCAACCGGGTCTCCATCATGAGCAGGCATCCCGTCCGCGGGATCCCCCGGCAGTGA
- a CDS encoding universal stress protein, which translates to MDAHTAESPADGPVVVGTDGSPDAVPAVKWAAREAAARSQPLHIVHATGIDAWGGNLAPDTIRLVHDAAHLIVDEAAEHARGQVPDLRVTTTVSGDRPDTSLLGTAGDTATIVVGSRGLSGFPALLLGSVSLKVASHARGPVVVVRGTEQPPRGVVLAGLRDERDLEVARCAGRTAARRKAALHLVTAWTLPQYLESVALIADEARARAGEQATAGAGGVVESVRREFPDVDISDEVKTERSPANVLVEASSHADLLVVGARGPAHSIGALMGRVTPAVLHHAHCPVAVIPRG; encoded by the coding sequence ATGGACGCACACACCGCGGAGAGCCCGGCGGACGGGCCGGTGGTGGTGGGCACCGACGGTTCACCCGACGCCGTACCGGCGGTCAAGTGGGCCGCTCGGGAGGCGGCTGCCCGCAGCCAGCCCCTGCACATCGTGCACGCCACCGGCATCGATGCCTGGGGCGGAAACCTGGCCCCCGACACCATCCGCCTCGTCCACGACGCGGCGCACCTCATCGTGGACGAAGCGGCCGAGCATGCCCGCGGGCAGGTGCCAGACCTGCGGGTCACCACCACTGTCAGCGGGGACCGCCCCGACACGAGCCTGCTGGGGACGGCGGGCGACACCGCGACCATCGTCGTGGGCTCCCGTGGCCTCAGCGGATTCCCCGCCCTCCTGCTGGGCTCGGTCAGTCTCAAGGTGGCGAGTCACGCGAGAGGACCCGTGGTCGTGGTCCGCGGTACGGAACAGCCACCGAGGGGAGTCGTCCTCGCGGGCCTGCGGGACGAACGGGATCTCGAGGTCGCGCGCTGCGCGGGGCGCACCGCCGCCCGCCGCAAGGCGGCCTTGCACCTGGTGACCGCGTGGACACTCCCCCAGTACCTGGAGAGCGTGGCACTCATCGCCGACGAGGCGCGAGCGCGCGCGGGGGAGCAGGCCACCGCAGGCGCGGGAGGTGTCGTCGAATCCGTCCGACGGGAGTTCCCGGACGTTGACATCAGCGACGAGGTGAAAACGGAGCGGTCCCCCGCCAACGTGCTGGTCGAAGCCTCTTCCCATGCCGATCTCCTGGTGGTGGGCGCCAGGGGGCCTGCGCATTCGATCGGCGCACTGATGGGACGCGTCACCCCTGCCGTCCTGCACCATGCGCACTGCCCAGTGGCTGTCATTCCCCGCGGATGA
- a CDS encoding SHOCT domain-containing protein, with the protein MTMMWYDGGWGWGGWFVMAVMMVVFWGLVIAGIVAVVHYVGDARRDGRAAPADERGWGQRRAEELLAERFARGEIDEDEYRRRRALLREPP; encoded by the coding sequence ATGACGATGATGTGGTACGACGGCGGATGGGGGTGGGGCGGCTGGTTCGTGATGGCCGTGATGATGGTCGTGTTCTGGGGGCTGGTGATCGCCGGTATCGTCGCCGTCGTCCACTACGTCGGTGACGCCCGGCGGGACGGCCGGGCCGCCCCGGCCGATGAGCGGGGATGGGGGCAGAGGCGGGCCGAGGAACTGCTCGCCGAGCGGTTCGCTCGCGGGGAGATCGACGAAGACGAGTACAGACGGCGCCGGGCCTTGCTGCGGGAGCCTCCGTGA
- a CDS encoding amino acid transporter gives MAVPARPSRLRAWLLEGLTAEPRQRPGPHAETPAVHKGQRWWRVMCLTGLDYFSTLGYQPGIAALAAGLLSPLATIVLVVLTLVGALPVYRRVSEESPHGAGSIAMLERLLPFWKGKLFVLTLLGFAATDFLITITLSAADATAHLVENPHFTSVLKGHHVPITLLLIALLGGVFLKGFGEAIGLAVVLVASYLALNAVVVSVGLWHVITAPNVITDWSHALTTDYGNPLLMIGVALVVFPKLALGLSGFETGVAVMPHIEGAPGDTEERPVGRIRGTKKLLTTAAAIMSVFLISSSFITTLLIPAKEFESGGRANGRALAYLAHEYLGSAFGTVYDFSTILILWFAGASAMAGLLNLMPRYLPRYGMAPHWARAVRPMVIVFTLVAFLVTWIFNANVDAQGGAYATGVLVLITSAAVAVTIAARRAGQRGWTIAFGAVSAVFVYTTAANIVERPDGVKIGACFITGIMGLSLASRLARVFELRVTDVSFDDMAARFIRDTASRTIRFIANEPDRRDMAEYREKIKQIRADNDVPDGDDLMFVEVTVLDPSEFESGLRVHGEVMHDRYRVLTLESSSVPNALAALLLHVRDETGQRPHIYFEWTEGNPLANFLRFFLFGQGEVAPVTREVLREAEPDRARRPHIHVG, from the coding sequence ATGGCCGTCCCCGCCCGACCCAGTCGCCTGCGCGCGTGGTTGCTCGAAGGCTTGACCGCCGAGCCGAGGCAGCGTCCGGGCCCGCATGCGGAGACCCCCGCCGTGCACAAGGGACAGCGATGGTGGCGGGTCATGTGCCTGACCGGGCTCGACTACTTCTCCACCCTTGGCTACCAGCCGGGCATCGCGGCACTGGCCGCCGGCCTGCTGTCGCCGCTCGCGACCATCGTGCTGGTGGTGCTGACCCTGGTGGGCGCGCTGCCGGTGTACCGGCGGGTGTCCGAGGAGAGCCCGCACGGTGCGGGCTCGATCGCCATGCTGGAACGGCTGCTGCCGTTCTGGAAGGGCAAGCTGTTCGTACTGACGCTGCTGGGCTTCGCCGCGACGGACTTCCTGATCACGATCACCCTGTCGGCGGCGGACGCCACGGCGCATCTGGTGGAGAACCCGCACTTCACAAGTGTCTTGAAGGGCCATCATGTCCCGATCACGCTCTTGTTGATCGCGCTGCTCGGCGGCGTGTTCCTCAAGGGTTTCGGTGAGGCCATCGGGCTGGCGGTGGTGCTGGTGGCGTCGTATCTCGCGCTGAACGCCGTCGTGGTGTCCGTAGGGCTGTGGCATGTCATCACCGCACCAAACGTGATCACCGACTGGTCCCATGCACTGACCACCGACTACGGGAATCCGCTGCTCATGATCGGCGTGGCACTGGTGGTCTTCCCCAAACTCGCACTGGGTCTGTCCGGATTCGAGACCGGCGTGGCAGTCATGCCGCATATCGAGGGTGCCCCGGGAGACACCGAGGAGAGGCCGGTGGGCCGTATTCGCGGGACGAAGAAGCTGCTGACCACGGCTGCCGCCATCATGAGTGTCTTCCTGATCAGCAGCAGTTTCATCACCACCCTGCTGATCCCGGCCAAGGAGTTCGAATCCGGTGGCCGGGCCAATGGGCGTGCCCTCGCCTATCTGGCCCACGAGTACCTGGGGTCGGCGTTCGGGACGGTCTACGATTTCTCCACCATCCTCATCCTCTGGTTCGCGGGCGCCTCCGCCATGGCCGGCCTGCTCAATCTGATGCCGCGCTATCTGCCCCGCTACGGCATGGCTCCGCACTGGGCGCGTGCGGTGCGCCCCATGGTCATCGTCTTCACCTTGGTCGCCTTCCTCGTGACCTGGATCTTCAACGCGAACGTCGACGCCCAGGGCGGCGCGTACGCCACCGGTGTCCTGGTTCTCATCACATCGGCCGCGGTCGCCGTCACCATCGCCGCGCGCCGGGCCGGGCAGCGTGGCTGGACCATCGCCTTCGGGGCCGTCTCCGCGGTCTTCGTCTACACGACGGCCGCGAACATCGTCGAGCGGCCCGACGGTGTGAAGATCGGCGCCTGCTTCATCACCGGCATCATGGGACTTTCGCTTGCATCCCGTCTGGCCCGGGTCTTCGAGCTGCGGGTGACGGATGTGTCCTTCGACGACATGGCCGCGCGTTTCATCCGTGACACCGCCAGCCGCACCATCCGTTTCATCGCCAATGAGCCCGACCGTCGCGACATGGCCGAGTACCGCGAGAAGATCAAGCAGATCCGTGCGGACAACGACGTCCCGGACGGGGACGATCTCATGTTCGTCGAGGTCACTGTCCTCGACCCGTCCGAGTTCGAGTCCGGGCTGCGGGTACACGGCGAGGTGATGCACGACCGCTACCGCGTCCTCACCCTGGAGAGTTCCAGCGTCCCCAACGCGCTCGCAGCACTGCTGCTGCACGTACGGGACGAGACCGGTCAGCGACCGCACATCTACTTCGAGTGGACCGAAGGCAATCCCCTCGCCAACTTTCTGCGGTTCTTCCTGTTCGGCCAGGGAGAGGTGGCGCCCGTCACCCGTGAGGTCCTCCGCGAGGCCGAACCGGATCGCGCCCGACGGCCGCACATCCACGTCGGCTGA
- a CDS encoding DUF1540 domain-containing protein has product MEMPFINECAVESCSYNVGTACHALAITVGDPPHAPCDTFFVTSSKGGDPAAVGQVRACKMTGCRHNTRLECQAPGISVGSGQEDAHCLTCNAC; this is encoded by the coding sequence ATGGAGATGCCCTTCATCAACGAGTGCGCTGTGGAGTCGTGCTCGTACAACGTGGGCACCGCGTGCCACGCGCTGGCCATCACCGTCGGCGATCCTCCCCACGCGCCGTGCGACACGTTCTTCGTCACCTCGTCCAAGGGCGGTGATCCCGCCGCCGTCGGGCAGGTCCGGGCATGCAAGATGACCGGCTGTCGGCACAACACGCGTCTCGAATGCCAGGCACCGGGCATCTCCGTCGGCTCCGGCCAGGAGGATGCCCACTGTCTGACCTGCAACGCGTGCTGA
- a CDS encoding MFS transporter — MVRRSTLGQDFRRLWGAYAVSAAGSAVGMGVLPLIALLVLGSSAFQVSVLAALSAVASAVIALPLGARIEHQYKRPVMITADLARCVLLASIPVAMAFDKLTFAQLCVVGVLQTAASVAFDAASGAHLKALVLPEHRLRANSHFETTNWISVSAGPPIGGLLIGALGAAATLVVDALSFLGSALGIRRIRQPEPVPPARAATAHLGRDIAAGWQYLLRHPGLRPLFFNALLFGGSIMMASPLMAVLMLEDLELAPWQYGLALGLPCLGGVLGSRLAPLLTRHFGQRRILLLSGVARTLWTILMPLTPSGALGVFVIVAADFGLLLSAGVFNPSFTTYRMAATPDAFMSRVSTSWSVGSKTCQAAFMIIGGLIGAAAGVRGALLIAGLLCMASALLLPWRKARISTGHVPAPTMEAVPSPATDSPST; from the coding sequence TTGGTACGGCGGAGCACGCTCGGGCAGGACTTCCGGCGGCTGTGGGGCGCCTACGCGGTCAGCGCAGCGGGCAGCGCCGTCGGCATGGGGGTGTTGCCGCTGATCGCCCTTCTGGTGCTGGGTTCCTCGGCGTTCCAGGTTTCTGTGCTCGCTGCGTTGTCCGCGGTGGCCAGTGCGGTGATCGCTCTACCGCTCGGTGCGCGTATCGAGCATCAGTACAAGCGGCCGGTTATGATCACCGCCGACCTGGCACGCTGTGTGCTGCTGGCGAGCATTCCGGTCGCCATGGCTTTCGACAAGCTCACCTTCGCCCAGTTGTGTGTCGTCGGCGTTCTTCAGACGGCGGCGTCTGTCGCCTTCGACGCGGCGAGCGGGGCACACCTGAAGGCACTTGTCCTGCCCGAGCACCGCCTTCGTGCCAACAGCCACTTCGAGACAACCAACTGGATCAGCGTCAGCGCCGGCCCGCCCATCGGCGGGCTCCTGATCGGAGCACTGGGCGCGGCCGCCACCCTGGTGGTCGACGCACTGTCCTTCCTCGGATCAGCCCTGGGGATCCGTCGCATCCGGCAGCCAGAACCAGTGCCACCGGCCCGCGCCGCCACCGCTCACCTGGGCCGCGACATCGCGGCCGGCTGGCAATACCTCCTGCGCCACCCAGGACTGCGGCCGCTGTTCTTCAACGCCCTGCTCTTCGGCGGATCCATCATGATGGCCTCACCGCTGATGGCCGTCCTCATGCTGGAAGACCTCGAACTGGCACCGTGGCAATACGGACTTGCTCTGGGGCTGCCGTGCCTGGGCGGCGTGCTGGGCTCACGTCTGGCCCCGCTGCTCACCCGGCACTTCGGACAGCGTCGCATTCTGCTGCTGTCCGGTGTTGCGCGCACGCTCTGGACGATCCTCATGCCTCTGACGCCGTCCGGTGCCCTCGGCGTGTTCGTCATCGTGGCAGCCGACTTCGGCCTGCTTCTCTCCGCCGGGGTTTTCAATCCGTCTTTCACCACGTATCGGATGGCGGCCACACCGGACGCCTTCATGTCCCGCGTCAGCACCTCCTGGTCTGTCGGCTCGAAGACATGCCAGGCAGCCTTCATGATCATTGGTGGCCTCATCGGCGCCGCAGCCGGGGTCCGCGGCGCCCTGCTCATCGCCGGCCTGCTGTGCATGGCGAGCGCGCTGCTCCTGCCATGGCGAAAAGCACGCATCTCCACCGGGCATGTTCCAGCGCCCACGATGGAAGCGGTTCCGTCCCCGGCCACGGATAGTCCATCCACGTAG
- the istB gene encoding IS21-like element helper ATPase IstB gives MPLPGDPEDAAIDEACRDLRLPAFRERFVELAADARRKQSTYKQFLLDLLRTEVADRDVRRQQRLVRAAKFPRPKRLEDFDFDKNPNVSPEVVADLKSTSWVREGRPLVLIGDSGTGKSHLLIGVGTAIAEAGLSVRYITTQALVNELAEAEAARRLSSLMARYTKVDLLCLDEFGYANLDKKGAKLLFQIFTEREERKATAVATNSPFAEWDKTFGDRRLCAAIADRITFRCSLIQTGTESYRLQATCDERSI, from the coding sequence ATGCCGCTGCCCGGCGATCCCGAGGACGCGGCGATCGACGAAGCTTGCCGGGACCTGCGGCTTCCCGCGTTCCGTGAACGGTTCGTGGAGCTGGCCGCCGACGCCCGGCGCAAGCAGTCGACCTACAAGCAGTTCCTCCTGGACCTGCTGCGGACCGAGGTCGCCGACCGCGACGTCCGCCGTCAGCAAAGGCTCGTCCGCGCGGCGAAATTCCCCCGGCCCAAGCGGCTGGAGGACTTCGACTTCGACAAGAACCCCAACGTCTCCCCGGAAGTCGTCGCCGATCTGAAGTCCACGTCCTGGGTCCGTGAGGGCCGTCCGCTGGTGCTGATCGGTGACTCCGGAACTGGCAAGTCCCACCTACTGATCGGCGTCGGTACCGCGATCGCGGAGGCCGGACTGTCCGTCCGCTACATCACCACCCAGGCCCTGGTGAACGAGCTCGCCGAAGCCGAGGCGGCCAGACGGCTGTCCTCGCTCATGGCCCGCTACACCAAGGTCGACCTGCTCTGCCTGGACGAGTTCGGCTACGCGAACCTGGACAAGAAGGGCGCCAAGCTGCTGTTCCAGATCTTCACCGAACGCGAGGAACGCAAGGCCACCGCGGTCGCCACGAACTCCCCGTTCGCCGAGTGGGACAAGACCTTCGGCGACCGCCGGCTCTGCGCGGCCATCGCCGACCGCATCACGTTCCGCTGCAGCCTGATCCAGACCGGCACCGAGTCCTACCGGCTCCAGGCCACCTGCGACGAACGCTCGATCTGA
- a CDS encoding dsRBD fold-containing protein translates to MTGTAEDERRATKEWKPALSLFREGSGTVARVVLDTGDILQGHAEAHDSPQDGPVPEIGDELTAERALVSLGQCLIRAAAADIEDMESDHWENSAWWTP, encoded by the coding sequence ATGACCGGAACCGCTGAAGACGAACGCCGGGCCACCAAGGAGTGGAAGCCGGCGCTGTCCCTCTTCAGGGAGGGCTCGGGCACCGTGGCTCGGGTCGTCCTGGACACCGGCGACATTCTCCAAGGCCACGCCGAGGCGCATGACAGCCCGCAAGACGGGCCGGTGCCCGAGATCGGCGACGAACTCACCGCTGAGCGAGCGCTGGTATCACTGGGGCAGTGTCTGATCCGCGCAGCGGCCGCCGACATCGAGGACATGGAGTCCGACCACTGGGAGAACAGCGCATGGTGGACACCGTGA